A genome region from Alteripontixanthobacter maritimus includes the following:
- a CDS encoding replication-associated recombination protein A: MVDLFADDVPDNIMPRSAGPDAPLADRLRPENLAEIIGQEHLTGPEGAIGRMVAAGRLSSMVLWGPPGTGKTSIARLLAAEVGMRYHAVSAVFSGVADLKKAFAEADRAAQAVSGNGGRTLLFVDEIHRFNRAQQDGFLPFVERGTVTLVGATTENPSFELNAALLSRAQVLILHRLDAAALEKLLARAEALQGPLPLTDEARDALVASADGDGRFLLNQAETLYNAKLTDTLDPAALGAFLQRRVAVYDKDREGHYNLISALHKAVRGSDPQAALYYMARMLVAGEEPLFLARRLVRMAVEDIGLADPAALTQCMAAKDAYEFLGSPEGELALVQACLYLATAPKSNAVYKAQKAAFRSAKDTGSLMPPMNIVNAPTKLMKDVGYGKGYTYDHDAEGGFSGDDYWPEEMTPQTYYTPVERGFERKIAERIAYWNKLRGTRE; encoded by the coding sequence ATGGTCGATCTGTTTGCCGACGACGTTCCCGACAATATCATGCCCCGGTCCGCTGGTCCGGATGCACCGCTGGCCGACCGGCTGCGACCGGAAAATCTTGCCGAGATTATCGGCCAAGAGCACCTGACCGGGCCGGAGGGCGCAATCGGACGCATGGTGGCGGCAGGCCGGTTGTCCTCCATGGTCCTGTGGGGGCCGCCGGGCACCGGCAAGACCAGCATCGCCCGCCTGCTCGCCGCCGAAGTGGGGATGCGGTACCATGCAGTCAGCGCGGTATTTTCGGGCGTGGCGGATTTGAAGAAAGCCTTTGCAGAGGCTGACCGCGCTGCCCAGGCTGTTTCTGGGAACGGCGGGCGTACATTGTTGTTCGTGGATGAGATCCACCGCTTCAACCGCGCCCAGCAGGACGGTTTCCTGCCGTTCGTCGAACGCGGCACAGTCACGCTGGTGGGCGCGACGACCGAGAATCCCAGCTTCGAACTGAACGCCGCGCTTCTCAGCCGCGCGCAAGTGCTGATCCTGCACCGGCTGGATGCCGCTGCGCTGGAGAAATTGCTGGCGCGGGCGGAAGCGTTGCAAGGTCCCTTGCCCCTAACGGACGAGGCACGCGACGCGCTGGTCGCCAGTGCCGATGGCGATGGCCGCTTCCTGCTCAACCAGGCGGAAACGCTCTATAATGCGAAGCTGACGGACACGCTCGACCCGGCAGCGCTCGGCGCGTTTCTACAGCGCCGCGTGGCGGTGTACGACAAGGACCGCGAGGGGCATTACAATCTGATTTCCGCGCTGCACAAGGCGGTGCGCGGGTCCGATCCGCAGGCGGCGCTGTATTACATGGCGCGGATGCTGGTGGCGGGTGAAGAGCCATTGTTCCTCGCCCGGCGGCTGGTGCGGATGGCGGTGGAGGATATCGGGCTGGCCGATCCGGCTGCCTTGACGCAGTGCATGGCGGCGAAGGATGCCTATGAATTTCTCGGCAGTCCCGAAGGCGAGTTGGCACTAGTGCAGGCCTGCCTCTATCTTGCCACCGCGCCGAAATCGAACGCGGTCTATAAGGCGCAAAAGGCCGCCTTTCGCAGCGCCAAGGACACCGGCAGCCTGATGCCGCCTATGAACATCGTCAACGCGCCGACCAAGCTGATGAAGGATGTCGGATACGGCAAGGGATACACTTACGATCACGATGCGGAAGGCGGGTTTTCGGGCGACGATTACTGGCCGGAAGAAATGACGCCGCAGACCTATTACACGCCCGTGGAACGCGGCTTCGAACGCAAGATCGCCGAACGGATTGCCTATTGGAACAAGCTGCGCGGAACGCGCGAGTGA
- a CDS encoding ABC-F family ATP-binding cassette domain-containing protein — translation MLTIDGVTVRLGGRVILDRAQASIPQGGRVGLIGRNGAGKSTLMKAMIGEIEPDEGSVSKPKRARIGYIAQEAPAGNATPAELVLAADTERAALMEESETCTEPQRLGDVHERLLAIDAYSAPARAAIILDGLGFDEAMQAQSIESFSGGWRMRVALAAVLFSQPDILLLDEPSNHLDLEATLWLENFLKSYPATLVVISHERDLLNKVVDHILHLQGGKMTLYPGGYDSFERQRAERAAQIASAQASQDAQRKRLQDYVAKNSARASTAKQAQSRAKMLAKMQPIAALIDDPTLSFNFPDPAELKPPMITLDMAAVGYLEDTPVLKRLNLRIDPDDRIALLGRNGNGKTTLARLLAAQLPTMDGAMNASPKMKVGYFTQYQVEELEGDATPLEHMTRAMEGTKPGAVRAQLGRFGFSGDRALQPVGKLSGGERARLALALVTRDAPHLLILDEPTNHLDVDAREALVQALNDYTGAVILISHDRHMVELTADRLVLVDDGLAQPYQGSMEDYIDFVLGRNQGGTADGAKGKAGKGKGKTGGKKSGKARAAARQIKADLTRVEKSMADAQAHCTLIDTAMYEPDKAPPALTKFSMSDLLAERAKHAAKLEEAEAEWMTLSEKLETV, via the coding sequence ATGCTTACAATCGATGGTGTTACCGTGCGGCTTGGCGGCCGCGTTATTCTTGACCGTGCGCAGGCCTCCATCCCGCAGGGCGGGCGCGTGGGGCTGATTGGGCGCAATGGTGCGGGCAAATCTACGCTGATGAAGGCCATGATCGGCGAGATCGAGCCCGACGAAGGCAGCGTCAGTAAACCAAAGCGTGCGCGCATTGGCTACATCGCGCAGGAGGCACCGGCGGGCAATGCAACGCCTGCCGAACTTGTGCTGGCCGCCGACACCGAACGCGCCGCACTGATGGAGGAATCCGAAACCTGCACCGAACCGCAGAGGCTGGGCGATGTACACGAACGCCTGCTCGCCATTGACGCCTACAGCGCGCCTGCCCGCGCGGCGATCATCCTCGATGGGCTCGGCTTTGACGAGGCGATGCAGGCGCAGTCCATCGAAAGCTTTTCTGGTGGCTGGCGGATGCGCGTGGCGCTGGCGGCGGTGCTGTTTTCGCAGCCGGACATCCTGTTGCTGGATGAACCGTCGAACCACCTCGATCTGGAAGCCACGCTTTGGCTGGAAAATTTCCTCAAATCCTACCCCGCCACGCTGGTGGTTATCAGCCACGAGCGCGATCTGCTGAACAAGGTGGTGGACCACATCCTGCATCTGCAGGGCGGCAAGATGACGCTGTATCCCGGCGGCTACGACAGTTTTGAACGGCAACGCGCCGAGCGAGCCGCGCAGATCGCATCGGCTCAGGCATCGCAGGATGCGCAGCGAAAGCGATTGCAGGATTATGTGGCGAAGAACAGCGCCCGCGCCTCCACTGCCAAGCAAGCACAGTCGCGCGCCAAAATGCTGGCCAAGATGCAGCCGATCGCGGCTCTGATCGACGACCCGACGCTAAGCTTCAACTTTCCCGATCCGGCGGAACTCAAGCCGCCGATGATTACACTCGACATGGCGGCGGTCGGCTATCTGGAAGATACGCCGGTGCTGAAACGGCTCAACCTGAGGATCGACCCGGATGACCGTATCGCGCTGCTCGGGCGCAACGGGAACGGCAAGACGACGCTGGCGCGGCTGCTGGCGGCCCAGCTTCCCACTATGGACGGTGCAATGAACGCCTCGCCGAAAATGAAGGTCGGGTATTTCACGCAGTATCAGGTGGAGGAGCTGGAAGGCGACGCCACTCCGCTGGAACACATGACCCGCGCGATGGAAGGCACCAAGCCCGGCGCGGTACGCGCGCAGCTCGGCCGCTTCGGCTTTTCCGGCGATCGTGCATTGCAACCGGTCGGCAAATTGTCCGGCGGGGAACGTGCACGGTTGGCGCTGGCGCTGGTAACGCGCGATGCGCCGCATCTGCTGATTCTGGACGAGCCGACCAACCACCTCGACGTGGATGCGCGCGAGGCGCTGGTGCAGGCACTCAACGATTATACCGGCGCGGTTATCCTCATCAGCCATGACCGGCATATGGTTGAGCTGACGGCGGATCGGCTGGTGCTGGTCGATGATGGACTGGCGCAGCCCTATCAAGGCAGCATGGAAGACTATATCGACTTCGTGCTGGGCCGGAACCAGGGCGGCACTGCCGACGGGGCGAAGGGCAAGGCGGGCAAAGGCAAAGGCAAGACCGGCGGCAAGAAGTCAGGCAAGGCGCGCGCCGCGGCGCGGCAGATCAAGGCCGATCTCACCCGCGTGGAAAAATCGATGGCGGACGCGCAGGCGCATTGCACCCTGATCGACACGGCTATGTATGAACCCGACAAGGCTCCACCCGCTCTCACCAAATTCTCGATGAGCGACTTGCTCGCTGAACGAGCCAAACACGCCGCGAAACTGGAAGAGGCGGAGGCGGAATGGATGACGCTGAGCGAGAAGCTGGAGACCGTTTGA
- a CDS encoding crotonase/enoyl-CoA hydratase family protein yields MAENSTTEELTTRVDDGVLIITINRPDARNAMNKAAAEGIAAALDRLDSEDDLRVAILTGAGGTFCSGMDLKGFLRGESPSVEGRGFGGLTEKKPVKPLIAAVEGYALAGGLELMIACDLVVAHSGAKFGIPEAKRGLAAAAGGLMVLPDLIPHKVAMELALTGDFIDAQRAYDLGLVNRVTDGSVMDAAMELARSITANGPIAVRVSKQIMDESRSWPRDERYTRQAKLLPEVFMSPDAQEGSKAFAEKRKPNWTGK; encoded by the coding sequence ATGGCTGAAAACAGCACCACCGAAGAACTGACCACCCGTGTGGATGACGGCGTTCTGATCATCACCATCAACCGACCCGACGCCAGAAACGCGATGAACAAGGCGGCGGCAGAGGGCATCGCGGCGGCGCTCGACCGGCTCGACAGCGAAGACGATCTGCGCGTCGCCATCTTAACCGGCGCCGGCGGCACCTTCTGTTCCGGCATGGATCTGAAAGGCTTCCTGCGCGGCGAAAGCCCCAGCGTCGAAGGGCGCGGTTTTGGCGGTCTGACCGAGAAGAAGCCGGTCAAGCCGCTGATCGCTGCCGTCGAAGGATATGCGCTGGCAGGCGGTCTGGAACTGATGATCGCCTGCGATCTGGTGGTGGCGCATTCGGGCGCGAAATTCGGTATTCCGGAAGCGAAGCGCGGGCTCGCGGCGGCAGCGGGCGGTCTGATGGTGTTGCCCGACCTCATCCCGCACAAGGTGGCGATGGAGCTGGCGCTGACCGGCGATTTCATTGACGCCCAGCGCGCCTATGATCTGGGACTGGTCAACCGCGTTACCGATGGTTCGGTGATGGATGCAGCCATGGAACTCGCCCGCTCGATCACGGCGAATGGCCCAATCGCGGTGCGCGTGTCGAAACAGATCATGGACGAATCGCGGTCCTGGCCGCGCGACGAGCGTTACACGCGCCAGGCCAAGCTGCTGCCGGAAGTGTTCATGTCGCCCGACGCGCAGGAAGGCAGCAAGGCCTTCGCCGAGAAGCGGAAGCCGAACTGGACCGGGAAGTAA